TATCTGAACACTTGTCCTGGCCATGATTCTGAACTTTACACAGGAGATGCCCAGCATCTTCCTAGATCTTTACGTTCTCTTAGGCAAACagctgtgttgtttgtttgtctttaaaAGCCTTGGCATTACAGAAAATACTTCTAATCATTGACAATACCGGATTGTTCACTACTGCCCCCACTTTTGCTTCTTCTGCTAAATGCTGAGGCACTCTGGTAGCTACTGGGGAAGGTTGCATGTTGTTCTTACCAGCAGCGTGTTCACAATGGTTTTCCTTGGGCTTCTCAGATAAGCACACTCTTCCCCGTCACAGAGTTTGATTTCTTCTGAAGCCTGAactcacaaacaaaacaaatacatttctgGGATTGGGTGGCTACATGGTCTTTCATCCCTAAATTGaatccagccctgctctgtcATGAAGACATTTATATTCACAGTTAGGGGGAAAGAAATAAGGGATATGAACTCTCATGCTGTGGAGTATAAGCCTGAATGAGCAGATGACAAACTTTCACTATGGATGGTTATTACATAATTGTCCACTAGAGAGTGTCTTGTACTTTCCTCTGAAGCTGGTGGGACTGGCCAATTTGAGAgtcaggatattggactagaatGAATGACCAGTCTGATCCAATACAGCAATTCCTATAACCCTAGAAGTGGAAGatttaccatctgatggctgtctggtgtcctgtgtgaaatgagttagtAGCCTCAGTGCAGGACCTACAAGGTATTTTTCTATTAACAGAGCTATGGCATTAGCTTATATTTCTCGGTTACCTCTTCAAGCCTTTCCAATGTGCATGAAATTTGCTGCGCTCTAATGTCTGGATATTGGATGGTGACGAAATTCAGTCAATGCATATTGGGGGGGAAAGTCCCCCAAACAGATGAACTCAAGATGGAACCCTTCACGTGGATCTGCCTTATGGGAAAGCACTAAAGGCTGTCCAGCTTTGGCCCTTTCCTGGTTGTGTCTGTTAAGATGCTCCAACTGTGCAGATCAGAAGAACCCCGAGCCTTGAGACAGTTCAGATCCTGATCTGTGTATCTGAAGGCCATGTGCTCTGGGtggagagcacagggctgggaagtGGCGATGAAATGTTTATCTCTATGTATGTCAGCATTTTcattaaggacctgattctgagagtgctgagcacccacaattcccacTGGATCCCatgtggctgctcagcacctgCCAGGATCAGTCCTTAAATTAGGGCTGCAGAACAAGATATATTTAGAATGTACTGTGGGCTTTCAAGTAATACGGAAGATCCCCCTAGGGAAAGGCTGGAACTCACCTCTGGAGTCTGTGGCAAATCTAGTTCTCTTTTCCCTCCAGGATACCAGCCATGGGACCAGTGCTGAGCTCTTGACAGGTGGGTGCTGACTACTAGCAGTACAAAGAGCAAGAGCAGGAGAGGTCGTTGACATGCCATGGCGCTGTCTGGCTGAGTGGGGAGATCctgcaaggagaagggaggggtgagTCAGACATGGCCTGGGAGCAGTCAGCGGAGGAAAAAGTCCCACAGTGTGCATGGTTCTAGAGCCATATGGCAGGCAGTGCCTCATTTCCTAGCATGCAGTGCAGGGCGCACACAGGCAGCATGGCCTGGCGGGAAGAGATTGGAACAGGGAGCCTGCgttctcttcccagctgtcctgctgggtgaccctgTGCAGGTTGCTGTCTGTGTTCCTCATTTGTATAATTTGGATAACAGTCACCTGCCTGGCAGGGTGGTTGTGAAGTCCAACTGGTTAATATCAGTAACAGGTTATGTGGCCCTCAGATGAAAGACACTTGGCTTCTAAAGGAACTAAAGATAGTGTTAGCTCAAGACCTGTAGGCAGatctggccaaaagagctaatgtgctCTGGACTGCGTAAACAG
This sequence is a window from Gopherus evgoodei ecotype Sinaloan lineage chromosome 5, rGopEvg1_v1.p, whole genome shotgun sequence. Protein-coding genes within it:
- the LOC115652460 gene encoding progonadoliberin-2 — encoded protein: MACQRPLLLLLFVLLVVSTHLSRAQHWSHGWYPGGKRELDLPQTPEASEEIKLCDGEECAYLRSPRKTIVNTLLADMLARQLQKKK